The Stomatobaculum sp. F0698 genomic sequence GTTCAGATATGCAGGTGCGGTGGAGACCAGGGTCTTACCTTCACCGGTCTTCATCTCCGCAATGCGGCCCTGATGTAAGACAACGCCGCCGATCAGCTGCACCTTGTAGTGCTCCATGCCGCCTTCATACGTTCCGTCCGCGCGCTTCACGCCGGTCGCGCGACGCGCCGCCTCGCGCACGGTCGCAAATGCCTCCGGCAGAAGGTCATCCAGGGTTTCGCCCGCAGCGAGGCGCTCCTTGAATTTTCCGGTCTGCGCCTTCAGCTCCTCATCGCTCATCGCGACCATGGTGTCACGTAACGAAAGGATCTTTTCAACCTGGGGATTAATCAGTTTCAACTCTCGCTGGCTGTGCGTTCCAAAAATACTCTCAATTAAATTCATGTTCCCGCTCTCTCCCGCTGTCCGCAGAAATAAAGTTTTGTCTGTCTTTTCCGTCCCATAAAATTCCGTATATCCGTTTCATTCTATCACCTCTGTTTCCAAATCGCAATGGAGCGATTCCGCGTTATTTTACGCTGAATTTTGCTTCTCTTTTTCATGATTTATGCTATACTGAAGTCAGTAACACCGCGGTGTTTTCGTCAAATTGTCGAAGATTTCCGCGTCCCTGCATCACATTTGAAAGGAGCAGAACAGTATGCGTATCACCATTAGCGGAAGAAACATCGAACTGGGCGACAGACTGAAGAATCAGGTGAACAAAAAGCTCGGGAAACTCGAGAAATACTTTGCTCCCGAGACCGAGGCGCGCGTTGTTCTGAGCCGTCGGAAAGACGCCGAAATTATCGAGGTCACGATTCCGACGAAAACCGGATTTATCCGCGCCGAGGAAGCGACCGATGACTTCTTCGCATCCATCGATCTCGCCGAAGAGACCATTGAGCGCCAGATCAAGAAGTACAGAACCAAGCTGGTCGACAAGAAGCAGTCCGCACTTGCCTTCTCCGAGCTCTTCCTCGACGAGGGGGAGGATGAGGGCGAAGCGGAAATTCGCATCGTGAAGAACAAGAAGTTTGAATTGCAGCCCATGAACCCCGAGGAGGCTTGTCTCCAGATGGAAATGCTGGGACATGCGTTCTTCGTCTTCTTAAACGGCGACAGCGGTGCCGTAAACGTGGTGTATAAGCGCCGCGACGGCAGCTACGGCCTGATTGAGCCGAGCATCTGAGGTCCTTTTATCACATGTTCCGAGAAGCGAAAGAGGTCGCGCATCTGCGCGACCTCTTTTTGTTTGCGACTCGTTTTTTCCTTGCGCCTTTCGCTTACGGCGCAACCGCCTTACGCTTCTCGCCCGGAACGACCCAGCCGAGCGCGCGGCGCTTTGCCTTGATGTCCTCAACCAGCTTCTCTGCGAGCGCCTTCGGATCGGTGTCGACGTGCATCACCGAACCCAGGGTCTCGCGGGTTCCCTCTTTCAGGAACTCAATGACATTCTTCGAGCCGTGAATCTGTGCCTCCACGCAGTGATAGGAGTTGATTCCCATCAGCCGAAAGCCGAGCGATGCGTCGATGCCCTTCTCATTGCTCCACTCCGGAGAGGTGAAGGCAAAGGGCATGTCCTTTAAGTCCTTGCCGAACTCATTCGCAATGCCCGCAAAAATACCGGAGGAACGGGTGTTATCGATGCACTCGCCGACATGCCAAACCGGCGGAAGGTCGGGCGAGAGGAAGTTCCGAAGCGATTCTCCCGCTTTCGGCAGTCCGTCCTTCATGTTGCAGTAGCCCATCTTCATGAGCGGGAAGGAAACACAGCCGTTGGTCAGGATGAGAATATTGTTCTGCAAGAGGATATCCGCGACATCCAACGCGGTTTTCTCGTAAAGCACCTTCGGATTGTTGCAGCCGACCATGTTCACAATGCCGAGAATTTCACCGGACTTCACAGCCTCCGCGAGCGGTGCCATGCTGCCGAAACGCTTGTGGACATACTCGACCGAGAAGCCGACTTCGGCATCCACCTCGTAGGGCGGAATGTAGACCGGAACACCCTTTCTGTTTTCAAAGCTCTCGATGGCGCGCTTCACAATGCGCTCCGCGAGCTCTCTGGTCTCACCGATGTTCGAATGGCGGTGATCGTACTCAAAGCGCTCCGCACCGGGCAGACGCGCCGACTCGGAAGTCGTAATGACGGTCGTTTGGAAGCACTTTGCGACTTCCATGATGGACGGGAACACGTCCTGGACATCCGCAATCCAGAGATCCAGAGCACCGGTACCGAGCACCAGCTCCGCGGAGACCGCATTGCTGAGCGGAATCACGCCGGCGTAGCGGTACATCGCCGAGAGTCCGGAGCAGCAAATGCCGTAGAAGCGTATGCCCTTTGCACCCGCCTTCTTTGCGAGTTCAATGAACGCCTCCTCCTGACCGACCTTGACAATCTGACTGACCAGGGTGGGCAGATGGCCGTGCACCGCAATGTTCACATACCCCTTCTGAAGGGCGCCGATGTTCACCTTCGAGGTCACGCGGTCGCCGACACCGAAGAGACTGTCGGTCGCAATCGCGGTCGAGACGACACCCGAAAAGGTAAAGGCAAGGCCGCAGCGCAGGAACTGCTGCATGATACTTCTCCAGTCGCCGTCCGTGCCGACACCGCTCTTATGGTAGGCCTCAAAGACCTCGTGGTAGGCGCTGATCGGAATGATGTCCAAATCCTTCCAGACCTTTTGGCGCTCCGCCGGGGCACAGGCCTTGATGACCTCGTAGTCGTCCGGAACGGTTCTGGACATATCCTCGAGCAGCTTGTCCGCGAGTTCGGAGGCAATGCGCTTAATGCTTCTTCTCTCGGTCTTAATGCCGAAGGCCTTTGCCGTATCGCGAATCTTCTGCTGGCCGAGAATCGGAAGATCGAGCTTCCCCTCCGCGGCCCACTTGAGCGACAGAATGACCTCTCTGCCGTGCATGCCGTGCTGCGCGGCACCCGCTGCCGCAGAGCGAAGCAGGTTTCTCGCGACAATCAAATCCGCATCCGCGCCGCAGATGCCCTTCGGGCTCTTCGGCGTGATCTTACATGGTCCCATGTTGCAGATTTTGCAGCAGATGCCCGCGAGACCGAAGCTACACTGCGGCTTCTGCTTGTCAAAGCGGTCAAAGGTCGTGTCAAAGCCGAGCTGTTCCGCGCGGAGCAACATCTCACGCACGGCCGGGTCCGGCGTGTTGTCAATGACATCCTGCTTCGAGGGGAAGGTTTTCTTATACTCGGCGACCGCATTCATGTAGTCGCGGATAAACTCGTTCTCATCCTGCTCATCCTGATGATCCGCCTTAACAACCACCGTCGGCACACCGTGCTTGTCAAAGCCGATGATGTTTCTGTGGCTGTGGATGTGCGCGGGGGCATCGGCATCGTGTTCGTGTGTATGCGCATGGGTGTGCCCGTGCTCGTGTGCGTGCTCGTGCTCATGGGTGTGCTCGTGGGTGTGCTCGTGCTCGTGGGTGTGCTCATGTGCATGCACATGCTCGTGGTTCTGTCCTTTTTTCTCTCCGCTCATACTTACCTCGCTTCCGAATTGCAAAACCTTAAAACCCTATATACATACTTCATTTATTGGTATATAGCTTCCAAGAAGTTTAAATGAAAAGAGTGCCGTTGTCAAGCCAACGGCACTCTCTTTCGCAATTCGTTTTTTTTATCCGAAGCAATCAAAAATTGATATTCCGCACGCTTACTTCAGGAGAATAAAATCTCGCGGACCTGCTCCTTCATCTCTTCCGGCTTGCAGCTGCGCGTGTGACGCACCTCCGCATTCCGAATCTCCTCGACCGCCGGCGGGAAGGGAATTCCCGCTTTCTCACGGAGCTCATCCAGCACCGCAAAGTCGTCGAGTGCGCTCACATCGCCCGCAATTGCCTCCATGACGGCGCGGGAGAACTTAAACGGACTCGCCGTACTCGCAATGACGGTCGGCTTTGTGTCGCCGCTCTTTTTCCGGTAGTCTTCGTAGACCTTGGAGGCGACCGCCGTATGCGTATCAATCACGTAGCCGGTCTTCTCATAGAGCGAGCGAATGCGCTCCGCCACTTCCTCCTGCGTCGCAAAACCGCCGGTAAAGTCCGCCATGGCAGCCCGCATTTCCGCGCTCAGCGCGTACTTGCCGCCGCTCTGCAGTTCCTCCATGAGCGCCTTGGTTTTCGCCGCATCACAACCCGCGCTCAAGTACAGCAGGCGCTCCAGATTGCTCGATACGAGGATGTCCATGGACGGAGACGTTGTCAGAATGAACTCGCGATTCTTGTCGTAGACACCGGTCTCAAAGAAGTCAAAGAGCACCTTGTTGTCGTTCGACGCGCAAATCAGCTTGTCAATCGGCAGCCCCATGCGCTTTGCGAAGTAAGCCGCGAGGATATTGCCGAAGTTTCCGGTCGGCACGCAGACATTGATCTTCTCGCCCTCGGCAATCTTTTCCTCCTTCAGGAGTTCCAGGTAAGCGTGGACATAGTAGACAATCTGCGGCACCAGGCGGCCGATGTTAATCGAGTTTGCGCTGGAGAGCTGCACCTTTTTTGCCGCGAGCTCCGCCTCAAACGCGCGGTCCCCGAAAATCTGCTTGACCGCGGTCTGCGCATCGTCAAAATTGCCCTCGATGCTCACGACCGCCGTGTTATCGCCCTTTTGCGTGATCATCTGGAGTTCCTGGAAGCGGCTCACGCCGCCCTTCGGATAGAAGACCACAATGCCGGTGCCCGGGACATCCGCAAAGCCCGCCATAGCCGCCTTGCCGGTGTCACCGCTGGTCGCGGTCAGAATCTCAATCTTGTTGGTGACGCCGTTCTTTTTTGCCGCCGTGGTCATGAGATAGGGCAAAATCGAGAGCGCCATATCTTTGAACGCAATGGTTTTACCGTGGAAGAGCTCGAGGTAATAAGCATCGTCCGCGAAGGTGAGCGGCGCAATTTCGGGCGTGTCGAACTTCTCGTCGTAAGCGCCCTGAATGCAGGCGCGAAGCTCCTCTTCGCTGTAATCGGTGAGCAGAAGACGCATCACGCGATAGGCCGCTTCCTGATAAGAAGCATCCTTTAATTCCGGAAGCGCAAAGTCGAAGCGCGGAATTCGCTCCGGCATGAAGAGTCCCCCGTCTTTGGCAAGACCCTTGAGCACAGCCTCCGAAGCCGTGCAACCGGTCTCGCCGCCCCGCGTGCTACTGTAAAGCAATTCACCCATTCTTCTGTCTCCTTACTTTCCAAAGATAAGCGTATGTCTCATTAAAAACTTCTGCCGCCGCCGCCGTGCGATCTGCCGCTCGAGCTCGTATGGGTCGAGCTGCTGCCGTGGGGGCCGCTGCTGCGCCCGCCGCCGGAACCGCCGCTGCTCCGCGGTATGCGGCGCCGCACACTGTTTCGGTCAAGCAGTCGGTCCGTTATGTTGCGGAAGCCGAAGACCGCCCCGCTCGCGGAAACAATGCCTGCAACCGTGGAAGCGCGCTTTGCCGCGCCGTCCTGCATTTTGTAATTACGCTTGACGCCCGTCACCGCACCGAGCGCCGTGAGCAGGGATGCCGCCAAAGATCCGAGCGCCGCCAGAGGCGAGACGTGTTTCTTTTTGGTCCAGACGCCGCTCTCCGCATTATAGCTCCAGCCCTTCTGCTTGGCTCTGTCATACGAATCCTGAATCCCCGCAAGCACCTTCTCCGCGCTCGCCGCATAATGTCCCTCGGTGACCTCGCTGTAGCCGAGGTTCAAAAGCGTTTCGATTTCGCTGTTCGAGAGCAACTGAATCGCACCGCCCGCCGTGCTGATATGAATGCGGCGGTTATCCATGTCGATGAGATAGAGGGCACCGGAGAGCTTGCTGCCGTAGCCGTAGTTTCCCGCATCGTAAAAATCGTCCGCGTAAGCCTCGGAACTCTTGCCCTCGGCACTGCCTGTCGTCACCACGACGAGATCCAGCTTGGTCTTTGCGCTGACCCGGGCCACCGTGCGCTCAATCTCCGCTTTCTCGCTCTCGGAGAAGAGATTCGCGTTGTCAAAGACCCGCGTTCCCTCCGCCCGGGCGGAGAAAGCGCCCGGGATGCAGAAACCGAACAGGAGCAGGAACAAAAGCACAAAGCCCGAAAATTGTCTCTTGAATTTTTCTCTCATGCCGCCTCCTCACGAAATAAAGTACATCAGCGCAAGCAGCGCGATAAACAGCGGTATGAAAATCGAAAGGAAATAGCGGAACAGTTTCCCGTTGTCCACCGGCAGCTCGCCGACCACCTTGCCGCTCTGTCCGTTCAGAGAGAAATAATAGAGTTTGGAGGAGCCGGGCTCACGATAGGTCATGGTCCAGACAGGCATGAGCGCATACTCGAGTTTTTCGTCGCTGAGCCAGATATTGTCCGGGGTGACCGAGATTCCGTCATACTCCGAAACCGAATTCCGGAGAGCCGCAAGCGCATAGCGCGCCACTTCCTGTCGGGTCTCGGACTGCACGTCTTCGCTCGCCACATCCTTTCGTTCCGCGACAAAACCGGAGAGATAGCTCGGCGCAAACGGCTTTAAGCTGTTCACGTCAAAGGGCTGTACACTTTCCGCAAGCACACGGTTCGCCTTTTTCAAAGCGTTCCGGGCAACCATATCCACCGGGAGCTCACCGTTTCGTTCCACCTGAAACTTGCTGGTGATAATCTCTTCCGTGTCGCCGTGGCGACGCCGCTCCACACTCGTACCGACGCCGGAAAGTTCCGAATGCGCCTTACAACTGTAAATCAGATAGGGGAAATAGACGCCCGTAAACTTTTCGATCTGCTTTTCGTCATAAAAGGCGCGCGGAACAAACTTTTTCTTTCTGATCCAGTCACCGAATATGCCGAGTGCCTTTTTTCGATCTATGCTGAAGGGCAGCACATAACGCGGCCCCTCCTCGCCGGACAGACGCCCGACCAAGACCACGGGGTTATGGCAATAATAGCAGAAGGTCGCCGCCGTACTCTCCTCGGTCACGATCTCCGCACCGCAGTTCGGACAATTGTAGCGAAGCAGTTCCTCGCTTGCCGCCGCCTTTTGCTCCGCGGCCTGTCCTTTTACGCCCTCTGCCGCTTCCCGCTGCTCATAGAGCGCCTTAATCTTGTCTTCCGTGAAAGCCGAACCGCAAAAAGGGCAAGTGAATCCGCCGGTCTCGGGGGAGAACAAAAGCTCTCCCCCGCAGTTCGGGCACTTATACGATATACTTCCAGCCATTAGACGTCCTCAATTGTTAAGGGCGCGGATTTCCACACTCCGTGCAGAACTTTCCGCTGTTCTCCGAGCCACAGTTCGGGCACTGCCACCCGCTTGTCTCCGGGCGCTTCGCGCCGCACTCGGTACAGAACTTTCCGCTGTTCTCGGCACCGCAAGTCGGACAAGCCCACTGTCCTGCCGCCACCTGCGAAGCAGCCTGCATCTGCTGCGCCTGTGCGGCAGCCTGTGCCTGTGCCTGCGCCTGCTGCTGTGCCTGCTGTTGCATCTGCATCTGCTGGTAATTGGTATTGCTCGCCTGTCCCATAAAGCCCATGCCGGCGTTCATGCCCATGCCGACACCCATCATGCCGACCGCGCCGCCGTTCGGGTTCTCGCCCGCGGAGCGAATGCCCTGCGCGATCTGACCCTGCACAAAGCCCTCGCGAATCGTCGCGTCGGAGAGCATGGCACCCTGGTTCCGCATGTTGATGAGCTCCTGCGACTGGTCGTCATAGGAGAGACCGTCGACACCGATCTCGACCAGCTCAAAACCGCGGGGACCCCATTTCTCATCGAGCTCGGCATCGACCTCCGCATTCA encodes the following:
- the hpf gene encoding ribosome hibernation-promoting factor, HPF/YfiA family, whose protein sequence is MRITISGRNIELGDRLKNQVNKKLGKLEKYFAPETEARVVLSRRKDAEIIEVTIPTKTGFIRAEEATDDFFASIDLAEETIERQIKKYRTKLVDKKQSALAFSELFLDEGEDEGEAEIRIVKNKKFELQPMNPEEACLQMEMLGHAFFVFLNGDSGAVNVVYKRRDGSYGLIEPSI
- the cooS gene encoding anaerobic carbon-monoxide dehydrogenase catalytic subunit, which produces MSGEKKGQNHEHVHAHEHTHEHEHTHEHTHEHEHAHEHGHTHAHTHEHDADAPAHIHSHRNIIGFDKHGVPTVVVKADHQDEQDENEFIRDYMNAVAEYKKTFPSKQDVIDNTPDPAVREMLLRAEQLGFDTTFDRFDKQKPQCSFGLAGICCKICNMGPCKITPKSPKGICGADADLIVARNLLRSAAAGAAQHGMHGREVILSLKWAAEGKLDLPILGQQKIRDTAKAFGIKTERRSIKRIASELADKLLEDMSRTVPDDYEVIKACAPAERQKVWKDLDIIPISAYHEVFEAYHKSGVGTDGDWRSIMQQFLRCGLAFTFSGVVSTAIATDSLFGVGDRVTSKVNIGALQKGYVNIAVHGHLPTLVSQIVKVGQEEAFIELAKKAGAKGIRFYGICCSGLSAMYRYAGVIPLSNAVSAELVLGTGALDLWIADVQDVFPSIMEVAKCFQTTVITTSESARLPGAERFEYDHRHSNIGETRELAERIVKRAIESFENRKGVPVYIPPYEVDAEVGFSVEYVHKRFGSMAPLAEAVKSGEILGIVNMVGCNNPKVLYEKTALDVADILLQNNILILTNGCVSFPLMKMGYCNMKDGLPKAGESLRNFLSPDLPPVWHVGECIDNTRSSGIFAGIANEFGKDLKDMPFAFTSPEWSNEKGIDASLGFRLMGINSYHCVEAQIHGSKNVIEFLKEGTRETLGSVMHVDTDPKALAEKLVEDIKAKRRALGWVVPGEKRKAVAP
- the thrC gene encoding threonine synthase gives rise to the protein MGELLYSSTRGGETGCTASEAVLKGLAKDGGLFMPERIPRFDFALPELKDASYQEAAYRVMRLLLTDYSEEELRACIQGAYDEKFDTPEIAPLTFADDAYYLELFHGKTIAFKDMALSILPYLMTTAAKKNGVTNKIEILTATSGDTGKAAMAGFADVPGTGIVVFYPKGGVSRFQELQMITQKGDNTAVVSIEGNFDDAQTAVKQIFGDRAFEAELAAKKVQLSSANSINIGRLVPQIVYYVHAYLELLKEEKIAEGEKINVCVPTGNFGNILAAYFAKRMGLPIDKLICASNDNKVLFDFFETGVYDKNREFILTTSPSMDILVSSNLERLLYLSAGCDAAKTKALMEELQSGGKYALSAEMRAAMADFTGGFATQEEVAERIRSLYEKTGYVIDTHTAVASKVYEDYRKKSGDTKPTVIASTASPFKFSRAVMEAIAGDVSALDDFAVLDELREKAGIPFPPAVEEIRNAEVRHTRSCKPEEMKEQVREILFS
- a CDS encoding TPM domain-containing protein — translated: MREKFKRQFSGFVLLFLLLFGFCIPGAFSARAEGTRVFDNANLFSESEKAEIERTVARVSAKTKLDLVVVTTGSAEGKSSEAYADDFYDAGNYGYGSKLSGALYLIDMDNRRIHISTAGGAIQLLSNSEIETLLNLGYSEVTEGHYAASAEKVLAGIQDSYDRAKQKGWSYNAESGVWTKKKHVSPLAALGSLAASLLTALGAVTGVKRNYKMQDGAAKRASTVAGIVSASGAVFGFRNITDRLLDRNSVRRRIPRSSGGSGGGRSSGPHGSSSTHTSSSGRSHGGGGRSF
- a CDS encoding TFIIB-type zinc ribbon-containing protein, whose amino-acid sequence is MAGSISYKCPNCGGELLFSPETGGFTCPFCGSAFTEDKIKALYEQREAAEGVKGQAAEQKAAASEELLRYNCPNCGAEIVTEESTAATFCYYCHNPVVLVGRLSGEEGPRYVLPFSIDRKKALGIFGDWIRKKKFVPRAFYDEKQIEKFTGVYFPYLIYSCKAHSELSGVGTSVERRRHGDTEEIITSKFQVERNGELPVDMVARNALKKANRVLAESVQPFDVNSLKPFAPSYLSGFVAERKDVASEDVQSETRQEVARYALAALRNSVSEYDGISVTPDNIWLSDEKLEYALMPVWTMTYREPGSSKLYYFSLNGQSGKVVGELPVDNGKLFRYFLSIFIPLFIALLALMYFIS